The Ostrea edulis chromosome 1, xbOstEdul1.1, whole genome shotgun sequence genomic sequence CTCTTTTCTCTGCATGTTCCAAACTAATCCACACAAAACAACCTTCAGATAGTTAGGTTCCCGAGGAGAACTCGGAGAGCAAAAACTGCTACCAAATAAAATTGTTCCGTTGCTTTAATCGCTGATCGACTGTACAGTCTATAATACAAAAAGGTCAGCATATGCTTATTAAGAGGAGACCGTTCACTGTCCATTGCTCTTGGTCGCGAACGAGGTGACCTTGGATGATTGTCGATGGCGATTATCAGAGGTGACGAGTCACCGTCCACGGCGAGGAGTAGGACCCCTTATCTACCGGGGGTGATGGTCCGTGCTTCTCTTGTGGTCAATATTATTCTGAATAAAATAGCTGTCAAGCTTGGTTTATATCCTGTGATGACATATTTTGTgacaaatttacataatttccCCCACATTGTGTCAAGTTTATTAATGAAGACCATAAAGTCTCTATTTTCTGAGTTTTAAGAAATTTGTCAATGGCTCTAAACTCTGGAATTTGAATGAAGATTTCGGACCTATAAACTGGATTATTGCTTGATCCTAAATCGTGGGTTAACATCATTATTCCAAATAATTTCTATGTGTAATCGCAAACATGAATTTTACCATTTAACGGCTCTTCCAAAACAAGAGTAAACTAATCACTTTATTAAACAAATTGGCACAAAATGTTTATTCTGCCTGTCTTAAATAACGTGTAAGCACCCCCCAATTACTGTTGGTATAATTCACTATGTACATAGAAATCTTATGAGAAAAATCAACCTTTCTTTTCTGGATGAAAAACAGTGATCACGGAATTATGTCAGTTCTATATATAGACTTTAAAAGACCAAATATAGGATGGTTTGGCTACCTACCCGGATTGTTCTAAATAGCTATTTAAATCATACTTAAAATTTTGTAAAGACGAAGCAACCTTAAATAAcgaaatatattaaaatatctCTATGACATGCGATTGCAGTATTTCgaaatttctaattttcttaTACAAACACTACTTGAAAAGAAATTTCGTAATCATGGAACATTTTCACATTATCCTTCACGTTACCATACATGCAATCAACGGTCGATAATTTTTTAATACATATAAAGAGATGTATGAAGTCAGATCAGATTGTGTGAGTAGGACTTTATAGACTTATATTCGTATGCTAAATATCTCAGATCTTACCCTTCTTAATTTGCAGGAATGCGGTCACGGTTGGACGTCAATGAAGGGGCGCGTCATCTTCTGGTTTCAGCTGAACTATGGTAGCAACATGGGCTATGTTATGTTTAAGTTGTATGGACAACAGTGTCAGAGATGTAAGAACGGCAAATACGAGCACGCCATGTGGTACCCAGAAGAGGTCATCAAGGTTAGTATACAGGGGCGTAAGGGTTGTAGGGTCAAGGCAATCCAATGGAATGCAGAGTTAGACAGAGACAGTATAAATCATTATCTTAGCCCCATCCTCACTCTTTATTGGTTTTGGAGATCGTGTAAAACGAGTTTACGACGCACTTCAACAAAGATACATTACAGATGTGCGAATAAGGTATTGGAGTTCCGTTTTCGTTCAGAAATAGTTTACTTTGTTGTAGGTGTGTCACAAACAAACAGTTCAGGTGGTTCCCCTTTCTGATTTAACGTCTGCGTTTTATATAAAATGTTGCAGTGCTCTGCTGgataaaaaagaaacatcagCATTGTTTTGTATGTTACAGGTACTTGGAAACGTGTACAACAGAGTAGGACAAATTTATTATGGATTTGTCCGTCCACCTCTTCGAATTGATCGCCGTGCAGGGAAACCACGAAACCAACACAATTCTGAGCTGTGCCAAGCGTGCAAAGAGGGTCTATGTCGAGAAGAGTGGACATTCACGTGACCTAAATTAACCAGTTAGGCAGACATAAGGGCCCTGCTTTGGCAGGAAAATTATAAACGAAACATAACTAAAATTTTTGTTAGTTtatatattttgtgaatataattatttgtttttgtgttaAAATCTCAACATGTTTGGCGCCATAGGCGATGTGAAtccatgcattttgttttgcaatCACTTTATTTGATATGTGTGTCTCAAAGTATCGCCGAAACATCGACTGGCTATACACAAAACGTGCTTCTCGGCGTGTTTGGTTACATATTCTATGCAAGGTTGTTAGTATTAATTATTTCTACCAATTAATACTTGTAGGTAGATTCGAAATACAGCATTTGAATTCCGTTTGCGATTTATACTATAAAGTATATTTTATCTGATTTCTTGTATTTCAGTGCAAGATCACTTAAATTTATAATGTAATGATTACATGAATGCATTGGTTTTTATGTCTTTGCTCTGTGTATTATGTGTTCCCAGTATATTTTATCTATGTATTTATGAATTTGTGTATAATGCGAGATCTTTTCAAAGCTAATTGCCCATATGTGTAGGTTGTTTCTGCCTAGCAGCTTTCCGTTTGTCTTACTTGTTTTGGTGAAAGTTTTCCCCTCTTTTTTCGATCATGATTAAAATCACAATTGTCATTGATAAATCAAAATGCTTTCAGTAGATTGGTAGTATTCTCCGTTTTCATCTTAGGTATTAGGTTTTCACATTAACATGATAATGCCTCTGGTCTTAtcttcattttcatatatatttttttaaattatatttcacGATTTATTTGTCTCAGTACAAACTATTGTACTTTTACATTATCAAATTATGTCTATAAGGGCTAAATTATAATGATTATGATGTCCCATGGGAGAAGGTAATTCTCCGAATAGACCACGTGATATGACCAAACGTGATGATGCCGAAGTAGTATTTATTCATTCATCTTCCACAAATTATATCAAACCTGtcataatatatactgtatttttattttgaaaatattttgaataaaatttaaattttttaattcgttatatatatattgtatcacATCATATGTAAGTGATGAGAGATAGTTCAAGCATGAAATGCCTTTTCACGATGTCAGCCATCTTCAACCATTAATACACCCACTTTTAACAGCATTCAACCAGTGTACATTAATTACTGTATTCTAAatacatcatttaaaaatatttttctcagaaaatttaaatttacataCCGAACAAAGGAAATTTACGGAAGATCATctaatatacacacacatacatgtgcGCGTATGTGTTCGGGGAAATGTTTTATTCATAGTGGAAGGAGAGGTGCGACATATTGGCTAAGTAAtgtttaaaattcacatttaaCGTTTGCATGCAACCACCACCGTAAACTGTAGTTTTACCAGAGCCAGAATTATGCTATACGTCCTACACAGGgagacaaaacaaaattatataatacGTCCTACACAGGgagacaaaacaaaattatgtaATGCGTCCTACACAGGgagacaaaacaaaattatatgataCGTCCTACACAGGgagacaaaacaaaattatgtaATGCGTCCTACACAGGgagacaaaacaaaattatatgataCGTTCTACACAGGgagacaaaacaaaattatacaatacgTCCTACACAGGgagacaaaacaaaattatacaatacgTCCTACACAGGgagacaaaacaaaattatacaatacgTCATACACAGGGAGACaagacaaaacaaaatcataCAATACGTCCTACACAGGGAGACAAAACACaaaagagatgtttgtaaaacacatatgccccccatggtgcaaaattgaaaagggttatacacacatcatttaattgatagaagtatcatcaattcaaaatattgagcagacaatatcttcctatgtgaAGAGTGAATTGgtcatgtgaccttaaaatcaataggggtcatctactccttatgttgtaccagtgtaccaagtttggtgtcaatcaagcaaataattcttaaaatataggagacaatatattactatgtccagttcagcTATTGACTttcctcaaaatcaatatgggtcatcttctcctgaagatgtaccagtgtactaagtttgatgtctgtcaagcaaaagggttatcaaaatattgagtggacagtatattgtatgtccagtttgacccttgacctcaaaatcaagaagagtcatcttctcctgaatatacaccagtgtactaagtttgatgtctgtcaagcaaagagttctcaagatattgagcggacagtatattccaatgtccaggttaaCCCTTGACCTTATAGGGATCATCTCctgaggatgtaccagtgtaccaagtttgatgtctgtcaagcaaagagttctcaagatattgaacggagagtatattcctatgtccagtttgacccttgacaatgtgatcttaaaatcaatagggatcatcttctcctgaagaagtaccagtgttccaagtttgatgtctgtcaagcaaagggttctcaagatattgagcagacagtatattcctatgtccagtttaacccttgacctttaaacaggtgacctcaaaatcaataggggtcatcttctcatGAAGACGTataagtgtgccaagtttgatgtctgtcaagaaaagggttctcaagatactaagcagacagtatattcccatgtctagttcgacccttgacctttgaccatgtgacctcaaaatcaataggggtcatcttctcctgaagatataccagtgtactacgtttgatgtctgtcaagcaaagggttctcaatatatagagcggacattatattactatgaccattttgacctttgaatcaataggggtcatcttctactgaagatgtaccagtgtaccaagtttgatgtctgtcaagcaaagggttctcaagatattgagcagacagtatattccaatgtccaatttgacccttgacctttcactatatgacctcaaaatcaataggggtcatcttcccttgaagacgtaccagtgtaccaagtttgatgtctgtcaagcaaagggttctcaagatattgaacagacagtatattcctatgtccagtttgacccttgaccatgtgatctcaaaatcaataaaggTCATCTTcctctgaagatgtactggtgtaccaagttcgatgtctgtcaagaaaagggttctctagacattgaatggtcagtatattactatgaccattttgacctttgacctcaaaatcaacagaggtcatcttctcctgaagatttaccagtgtaccaagtttgatgtctgtcaagcaaagggttctcaagatattgaacggaaagtatattcctatgtccagagtagattgacccttgaccttttgacctgaaaaacaataggggtcctcttctactcataaccaacccacatataaaatatcattatcgtaaatttaaaaatcaagtgaatggttctcaagatattgagcggacaacatgtggtctaccgaccgaccgacaggtgaaaaccaatatgcccctcttctttgaaagggggcatAATTATATAATACGTCCTACACAGGAAGCGacagaaataaaattatacaatacagcTATACGTACTACACAGGGagacaaaattaatgttatacGTCCTACATAGGGAGCGAAAtaagaaactgaaaaaaaaatatgaaaagctG encodes the following:
- the LOC125682380 gene encoding uncharacterized protein LOC125682380 isoform X1, yielding MLYLTQPSVNPGLGSTGVSPVVSPGVSPVSTIAPMTLNPCTTSLALPPTGGTSTVTFPTVPQGTTITPGSIMHLINYGDKDLGLLLSQRMELVWHGEFDRLFGQYYPHVWQLVPTFCPPNDRWRTFKDSAKVRFSCQECGHGWTSMKGRVIFWFQLNYGSNMGYVMFKLYGQQCQRCKNGKYEHAMWYPEEVIKVSIQGRKGCRVKAIQWNAELDRDSINHYLSPILTLYWFWRSCKTSLRRTSTKIHYRCANKVLEFRFRSEIVYFVVGVSQTNSSGGSPF